From a region of the Mycolicibacterium sp. MU0050 genome:
- the rnhA gene encoding ribonuclease HI, producing MSESTDDPVIIHTDGGCRPNPGPGGWGAVLRQRHHVREMFGGEAEQTSNNRMELTAPIMALEALTRPVVVHLYTDSTYVRNGITKWVHGWARNGWLTAAKQPVKNVDLWQRLQAACARHQVEWFWVKGHSGVTDNELADVLATRGLQEAVAAAAQDLAG from the coding sequence GTGAGCGAGTCGACCGACGACCCAGTGATCATCCACACCGATGGCGGCTGCCGCCCCAACCCCGGCCCCGGCGGCTGGGGCGCGGTGCTGCGCCAGCGCCACCACGTCCGGGAGATGTTCGGCGGCGAAGCCGAGCAGACGAGCAACAACCGGATGGAACTGACCGCGCCCATCATGGCGCTCGAGGCCCTGACGCGGCCCGTGGTGGTGCACCTTTACACCGACAGCACCTACGTCCGTAACGGCATCACCAAATGGGTACACGGCTGGGCACGCAACGGCTGGCTGACTGCCGCGAAACAACCCGTGAAGAACGTCGACCTGTGGCAACGCCTCCAGGCCGCCTGCGCCCGGCACCAGGTCGAATGGTTCTGGGTGAAGGGTCACTCGGGAGTCACCGACAACGAGCTGGCCGACGTGCTGGCCACGCGCGGCTTGCAGGAAGCCGTAGCAGCCGCCGCTCAGGACCTCGCCGGATAG
- a CDS encoding propionyl-CoA synthetase: MSAYSEAFRASIADPAGFWGESARAVTWTREPERILDDSNPPFYRWFPDAELNTCANALDRHVEDGRGEQAALIYDSPVTDTKRTYTYSELLDETARFAGALRGLGVGKGDRVVIYMPMIPEAVIAMLACARLGAVHSVVFGGFAPHELAVRIDDVRPSVVVTASCGIEPSRIVEYKPMIDEALTMAEHPPAHCVVVQRERQQCSMIEGRDLDWHALVADAEPAAPVPVAATDPLYVLYTSGTTGKPKGIVRDNGGHAVALLWSMRNIYDIAPGDVFWAASDVGWVVGHSYIVYAPLLLGATTVLYEGKPVGTPDPGAFWRVISEHNVKALFTAPTAIRVIRKEDPNAEHLGHYDLSGLKYLFVAGERLDPDTYHWAAENLGIPVIDHWWQTETGWAIAANPMGLEQFPVKAGSPTVPMPGYDVHILSDDGNRCEPGTEGAICIRLPLPPGTLPTLWNADERYEASYLSEHPGYYLTGDGGRFDEDGYLFVMGRIDDVINVAGHRLSTGAIEEVLATHPAVAECAVIGVADDIKGQAPRGLVVPKSGAVVEGLPEELVALVRKEIGAVAAFRMVDVVPGLPKTRSGKILRKTLRGIAAGRDEPVPSTIEDASVLDALKQTLAE; encoded by the coding sequence ATGAGCGCATACAGCGAGGCGTTTCGCGCCAGCATCGCCGATCCCGCCGGGTTCTGGGGCGAGTCCGCCCGCGCGGTCACCTGGACCCGGGAACCGGAACGCATCCTCGACGACTCCAACCCGCCGTTCTACCGGTGGTTTCCCGACGCCGAGCTCAACACCTGCGCCAACGCGCTGGACCGGCACGTCGAAGACGGTCGCGGCGAGCAGGCCGCGCTGATCTACGACTCCCCGGTGACCGACACCAAACGCACCTACACCTATTCCGAATTGCTGGACGAGACCGCCCGCTTCGCCGGTGCGCTGCGGGGGCTCGGTGTCGGCAAGGGGGACCGGGTGGTGATCTACATGCCGATGATCCCGGAGGCCGTCATCGCGATGCTGGCCTGCGCGCGGCTCGGGGCGGTGCACTCGGTGGTGTTCGGCGGGTTCGCCCCGCACGAGCTGGCGGTCCGCATCGACGATGTCCGCCCCAGCGTGGTGGTGACGGCCTCGTGTGGCATCGAGCCGTCGCGCATCGTCGAGTACAAGCCGATGATCGACGAGGCGTTGACCATGGCCGAGCATCCGCCGGCGCACTGCGTGGTGGTGCAGCGCGAGCGGCAACAATGTTCGATGATCGAGGGCCGCGATCTGGACTGGCACGCGCTGGTGGCCGACGCCGAGCCCGCCGCCCCGGTGCCGGTGGCCGCCACCGATCCGCTCTACGTGCTGTACACCTCGGGGACCACCGGCAAGCCCAAGGGGATTGTGCGGGACAACGGCGGGCATGCGGTGGCGCTGTTGTGGAGCATGCGCAACATCTACGACATTGCTCCCGGGGATGTCTTCTGGGCGGCCTCCGATGTGGGTTGGGTGGTGGGGCATTCCTACATCGTCTATGCCCCTTTGCTTTTGGGTGCGACGACGGTGCTCTACGAGGGCAAGCCCGTCGGCACGCCCGATCCGGGCGCGTTCTGGCGGGTGATCAGCGAGCACAACGTCAAGGCGTTGTTCACCGCACCCACCGCGATCCGGGTGATCCGCAAGGAGGACCCCAACGCCGAGCACCTGGGCCACTACGACCTGTCCGGCCTGAAGTATCTGTTTGTCGCCGGGGAGCGGTTGGATCCCGACACCTACCATTGGGCCGCCGAGAATCTCGGGATACCGGTGATCGACCACTGGTGGCAGACCGAAACCGGCTGGGCGATCGCCGCCAATCCCATGGGCCTGGAACAGTTTCCGGTCAAGGCCGGCTCCCCCACGGTGCCGATGCCCGGGTACGACGTACACATCTTGTCCGACGACGGCAACCGCTGCGAGCCCGGAACCGAAGGTGCGATCTGCATCCGGTTGCCGCTGCCGCCGGGCACGCTGCCGACGCTGTGGAATGCCGATGAACGCTACGAGGCGTCGTACCTGTCCGAGCATCCGGGGTATTACCTGACCGGTGACGGCGGCCGGTTCGACGAGGACGGCTACCTGTTTGTCATGGGCCGCATCGACGACGTCATCAACGTGGCCGGGCACCGGTTGTCGACGGGCGCTATCGAGGAAGTGCTGGCGACCCATCCCGCGGTGGCCGAATGCGCGGTGATCGGAGTGGCCGACGACATCAAGGGGCAGGCGCCGCGCGGGCTGGTGGTGCCGAAGTCCGGGGCAGTCGTAGAGGGGCTGCCGGAGGAGCTTGTTGCCTTGGTACGCAAGGAAATCGGCGCGGTGGCGGCGTTCCGGATGGTTGACGTGGTGCCGGGGCTGCCGAAGACCCGGTCGGGAAAGATCCTGCGTAAGACGCTGCGGGGTATCGCCGCCGGACGAGACGAACCCGTGCCGTCGACCATCGAGGACGCCTCGGTGCTGGACGCGTTGAAGCAGACGCTCGCGGAATAG
- a CDS encoding enoyl-CoA hydratase/isomerase family protein, translated as MSDEVLFESSDRIAVVTLNRPDKLNAIDGPLLDGLDAALAELESGSHKAAILTGAGRGFCAGADLSATRQPWTEPAKTPLKTAYDGQVRLADQMTRLYELPIPVIAAVNGVAVGGGLAYALHCDIRIAAQTARFGSVFIKAGFSSMDMGTSYLLPRIVGAGIARELMLTGRIIDAEEAYRIQLANEVTAPEDLMDAAMAKAREIADNNPYGVWQTKTGLNAALDAPSLRHAKEIENRTQVLSLFTGNSAEAALAHQEKRPAVWNEL; from the coding sequence ATGTCTGACGAAGTTCTGTTCGAGTCCTCCGACCGCATCGCCGTGGTCACTCTGAACCGGCCCGACAAGCTCAACGCCATCGACGGCCCACTGCTCGACGGGCTGGACGCGGCGCTGGCCGAACTCGAGTCGGGGAGCCACAAGGCGGCCATCCTGACGGGGGCCGGCCGTGGCTTCTGCGCGGGCGCCGACCTGAGCGCGACCCGCCAACCCTGGACGGAGCCCGCCAAGACCCCGCTGAAGACGGCCTACGACGGGCAGGTGCGGTTGGCCGATCAGATGACCCGCCTCTACGAACTGCCGATCCCGGTGATCGCCGCGGTCAACGGGGTCGCGGTGGGCGGTGGGCTCGCCTACGCACTGCACTGCGACATCCGCATCGCCGCGCAGACCGCGCGCTTCGGGTCGGTGTTCATCAAGGCCGGCTTCTCGTCGATGGACATGGGCACCAGCTACCTGCTGCCGCGCATCGTCGGCGCCGGAATCGCGCGGGAACTCATGCTGACCGGGCGCATCATCGACGCCGAGGAGGCCTACCGCATCCAACTGGCCAACGAGGTGACGGCGCCGGAGGACCTGATGGACGCGGCCATGGCCAAGGCCCGCGAGATCGCCGACAACAACCCCTACGGGGTGTGGCAGACCAAGACCGGCCTGAATGCCGCCCTGGACGCGCCGAGCCTGCGGCACGCCAAGGAGATCGAGAACCGCACCCAGGTGTTGAGCCTGTTCACCGGCAACTCGGCCGAGGCGGCGTTGGCGCACCAGGAGAAGCGCCCGGCGGTCTGGAACGAGCTGTGA